The Pandoraea apista genomic interval TGGATCGCCGCGCATCGCAGAGTTCGGCTTCTCTTCGAACCCGCCGGACGGTTCCGACGGCGTGGTTGCGTTCCTTGGTGGAGACCGTTCGAAGGGTATTGTCATTGGGACTTGTCACCAGGCGTCGCGCCCTCGCGACCTGAGCCCTGGCGAGTCGATCCTACACAGCCAGGACGGGAAGTCTGTCTATCTGACGGCGGACGGTGGGATCGTGGTCGAAGCTAAGGGGCAGCCTGTCGTGGTCAACAGTGCATCGGATGTCACCTGGAACTGCACCGGCAAGTTCAAGCTTGTGGCGCCGGCCGGTGTCGAGTTTGATACGCCGCTGGTGAAATCGAGTGGCGACATGCAAGACAACTTCGCGAGCAATCCCCACACGCTTGCGGATATGCGGCAGATTTCGAACGAGCATACGCACCCGGTCAAGGGCGTGCAGGGCGGTTCGTCGAGCGTAACGAGCGATCCGCCAAATCAACATCAGTGAACGCTGCCTATATTGACCCACAAGCCTCCCTCGCGGAGGCTTTTTTGTTTGGTGCGCATGGATACCTCAACCGTTTGGGACTCTGCTGCGAACCGCGGTGACTGGATTCTCGCCGGCGCAGCACTCGAGACGGGAAACGACGTCACAACGGCGCTCCTGATCAGTCTCTTTACCGATCGAATGGCGGATCTGGACGACATCATTCCCGACGGCACGACCGACCCGCGCGGCTGGTGGGGGGATGACGTCGCCGCCGGCCCGATCGGCTCTCGAATGTGGCTCATCTTCCGAGAGAAGCAGACCAAAGAAACGCTGCAGCGGGCATATGACTACATCGTAGAAGCCATCCAATGGATGATCGACGACAAGGTTGTGGCCCGTTTCGACATAAACGTCTCGTGGATCAAGCGGGGCCAGTTGGGCGCCCAGATCACGGCTTACAAGCAGGACGGCTCAATTGTGCCGAACACCTTCACATGGGCTTGGCAGGGGAATGACTGATGCCGTACCAACGACCCACACTAACTGAGCTTCAACAGCAGGTTGCATCCGACATCGCGTCCAATGTATCCGGTTCCGATCCGTTGCTTCGATTTGCAAACCTGAAGATCACTGGTCGAGTTCAAGCTGGCCTAGCGCACCTTCATTACGGATACATCGACTACATCGCCAAACAGGCGGTTCCGTGGACTTCCACAGGCGAGTATCTAGCGGGGTGGGGGGCGTTGCGCAACACGTTCCAGAAATCGCCCACCGCGGCGTCAGGAGTCGTCCCGTTCTCGGGGGTGCCGGGCACGGTGATTCCTGCGGGCTCGTCTGGCGCGCGGGGAGACGGGGTTACCTATACCTCGCAAGCGGATGCTGCCGTTCAGGCGAATGGAGTTGCCACCGTTTCTTTCGTCGCTGATCAGCTTGGTGCGGCAGGCAACTGCGATGCCGGAACTGTCGTCACGCTTGGAGTCGCCATTCCTGGGGTGCAAAGCAGCGGGGCTGCTGCTGCCGCATTCACCGGCGGGGCCGATGCCGAAGAGGAAGACGACTTCAGCGAGCGCGTGATGAGCGCCTATCAAGCGACGCCCCAAGGAGGCGCCGCCGGTGACTATTCGACGTGGGCGCTCGATGTGCCTGGCGTGACTCGCGCGTGGGTGGTTAGAAACGGCTTCGGTGCAGGCACCGTTGTTGTGTACGTGATGCTCGATGATGCCCAGGCGGCCCATGGCGGTTTCCCGCAAGGAGCCGACGGAGTGGCAACAGGGGAGCAGTCCAGGGGCGTCGTCGCGATGGGCGATCAGCTCACCGTAGCAAATGCGATCTTTCCGCTGCAGCCAGTGACTGCGCTTGTTTATGTCTGCTCGCCGATTGCCAATGCCATCAACTTCACGATCACGGGCCTGTCGGGGGCATCTGACGCGATTAAGTCCGCAATCTCGGCGGCTATCGCCGGAGTGTTCCGTGCAAACGGCGCTCCTGGCGGAACGATCGATATGTTGGATATCAATTCGGCGATCGGGTCGATCTCGGGAACAAGTGGATCCGTGATTACTAGCCCTGTTGGCAACATCACCAATACGACTGGTCAGCTTCCGACTCTCGGGACAATTACATATCCGTAAGGAAGGCGATGCTTGCTCCATCACTGTCGACAGATGATTATCTGCACGCGTTCCAAGGGCTCATGCCTCGCGGCGCAGTCTGGCCTCGGGACCCTGATGCGCTTCAAACGAAGGTAATCCGCGGACTAAGTTCGATCTATGCGCAGAACACTGCGCGGGCCAATAACCTGCTGATCGATTCGTTTCCCGGTACGGCGTTCGAGCTTCTTCCTGAGTGGGAGAAAACACTTGGGTTGCCGGACCCGTGTGCGGGAGTGGCACCGACGATAGAAGCGCGTCGCGCCCAAGCAGTGGCTCGACTTGCTGCTGTTGGTGGACAGTCCGTCGCATATTTCATCCAACTGGCCACGAATCTCGGCTACTCCGTCACTATCACGCAGTTTTCGCCGTTCGTCTTCGGACAGGCGTCATTTGGCGATGCGTTGAACGGGCCGGATTGGGCTTTTGCTTGGCAGGTGAACGCCCCGTCATATTCGATTCGCTATTTCGCATTTGACACCAGCGTTTTTGGCGAGCCGTTTGCATCTTGGAATAACAACGTTCTTCAATGTGAGATATCGGCGTACGCGCCTGCTCACACCATTCCCCTCTTCAACTACAACTGACCACATCAATATGGATCGATTGATAGCGCAATATACGGTCCCGGTAGGTAGCGGCGATACCGCGCCAGCGACGGGGACACCGGGCCAAGCCACGAGCGGAAATCCGGCAACGAATACGCCGGCAACTCGGTTGCCAGCGTACGCTTGGAATGCGATTCAGGAAGAACTGATGGGTGTGCTTGCAGCAG includes:
- a CDS encoding phage baseplate assembly protein V, with the protein product MNDSGGVQVVQIALSSTEVRDGSPRIAEFGFSSNPPDGSDGVVAFLGGDRSKGIVIGTCHQASRPRDLSPGESILHSQDGKSVYLTADGGIVVEAKGQPVVVNSASDVTWNCTGKFKLVAPAGVEFDTPLVKSSGDMQDNFASNPHTLADMRQISNEHTHPVKGVQGGSSSVTSDPPNQHQ
- a CDS encoding phage GP46 family protein encodes the protein MDTSTVWDSAANRGDWILAGAALETGNDVTTALLISLFTDRMADLDDIIPDGTTDPRGWWGDDVAAGPIGSRMWLIFREKQTKETLQRAYDYIVEAIQWMIDDKVVARFDINVSWIKRGQLGAQITAYKQDGSIVPNTFTWAWQGND
- a CDS encoding baseplate J/gp47 family protein, whose product is MPYQRPTLTELQQQVASDIASNVSGSDPLLRFANLKITGRVQAGLAHLHYGYIDYIAKQAVPWTSTGEYLAGWGALRNTFQKSPTAASGVVPFSGVPGTVIPAGSSGARGDGVTYTSQADAAVQANGVATVSFVADQLGAAGNCDAGTVVTLGVAIPGVQSSGAAAAAFTGGADAEEEDDFSERVMSAYQATPQGGAAGDYSTWALDVPGVTRAWVVRNGFGAGTVVVYVMLDDAQAAHGGFPQGADGVATGEQSRGVVAMGDQLTVANAIFPLQPVTALVYVCSPIANAINFTITGLSGASDAIKSAISAAIAGVFRANGAPGGTIDMLDINSAIGSISGTSGSVITSPVGNITNTTGQLPTLGTITYP
- a CDS encoding YmfQ family protein; amino-acid sequence: MLAPSLSTDDYLHAFQGLMPRGAVWPRDPDALQTKVIRGLSSIYAQNTARANNLLIDSFPGTAFELLPEWEKTLGLPDPCAGVAPTIEARRAQAVARLAAVGGQSVAYFIQLATNLGYSVTITQFSPFVFGQASFGDALNGPDWAFAWQVNAPSYSIRYFAFDTSVFGEPFASWNNNVLQCEISAYAPAHTIPLFNYN